The Cygnus atratus isolate AKBS03 ecotype Queensland, Australia chromosome 2, CAtr_DNAZoo_HiC_assembly, whole genome shotgun sequence genome window below encodes:
- the CRTAP gene encoding cartilage-associated protein, whose translation MWLALAALLAAVGAQYERYSFRSFPRDELMPLESAYRYGLDQYSTENWPESVNYLEVSMRLYRLLRDSEAFCHRNCSAAGPPPGAGGELAELRLLAGVLRRAQCLRRCKQGLPAFRQAQPGRDLLEEFQRREPYKYLQFAYFKANNLPKAIAAAHTFLLKHPDDEMMQRNMAYYKSMPDAEEHIKDLETKPYENLFVRAVRAYNGDNWRTSVSDMELALPDFFKAYDDCIAACEGSREIIDFKDFYLSIADHYIEVLACKVQCESNLTPIIGGFVVEKFVATMYHYLQFAYYKLNDMKNAASCAASYLLFDQKDEVMKQNMVYYQYHKDKWGLQEEDFQPRSDAVRYHNITTLQLEMYEFTKEHLMDDDEGEVVEFLDDLLELEENNEA comes from the exons ATGTGGCTGGCGTTGGCGGCGCTCCTGGCGGCGGTGGGGGCTCAGTACGAGCGGTACAGCTTTCGCAGCTTCCCTCGGGACGAGCTGATGCCGCTCGAGTCCGCCTACCGCTATGGCCTGGACCAGTACAGCACTGAGAACTGGCCCGAGAGCGTCAACTACCTGGAGGTGAGCATGCGGCTCTACCGCCTGCTCCGCGACAGCGAGGCCTTCTGCCACCGCAACTGCAGCgccgccgggccgccccccggcGCCGGGGGGGAGCTGGCCGAGCTGCGGCTGCTGGCCGGCGTGCTGCGGCGGGCGCAGTGCTTGCGGCGCTGCAAGCAAGGGCTGCCCGCCTTCCGCCAGGCCCAGCCCGGCCGCGACCTGCTCGAGGAGTTCCAGCGCCGAGAGCCCTACAAGTACCTGCAGTTCGCCTACTTCAAG GCTAATAATCTTCCAAAAGCTATTGCAGCAGCTCAtacatttcttctgaagcaTCCAGATGATGAAATGATGCAAAGAAATATGGCATACTACAAGAGCATGCCTGATGCTGAGGAGCATATTAAAGACTTGGAGACAAAGCCTTATGAG AATCTCTTTGTCAGGGCTGTCAGAGCATACAATGGTGACAACTGGAGAACGTCAGTCTCAGATATGGAACTTGCTCTTCCTGATTTCTTCAAAGCCTATGATGACTGTATAGCAGCCTGTGAAGGCTCCCGAGAGATCATAGATTTTAAAGACTTCTATCTCTCTATTGCAG ATCATTATATTGAAGTCCTTGCATGCAAAGTGCAGTGTGAGAGTAATCTGACACCCATTATAGGAGGCTTTGTTGTCGAGAAATTTGTGGCCACCATGTACCATTACTTACAATTTGCATATTATAAAT TGAATGACATGAAGAATGCAGCCTCTTGTGCTGCTAGTTACCTTCTGTTTGACCAGAAAGATGAAGTAATGAAACAGAACATGGTCTATTATCAGTACCACAAAGACAAATGGGGACTTCAAGAAGAGGATTTTCAGCCCAGATCG GATGCAGTTCGGTATCACAACATAACCACACTCCAGTTGGAAATGTATGAATTCACGAAGGAACATCTAATGGATGATGATGAG GGTGAAGTTGTGGAATTCCTTGATGATCTGTTAGAAttggaggaaaataatgaagcCTGA